CGACTGCCGCAAAGGCAACCGGCCGTCGTTCATCGATGCGGCGGCGCCGGCGCAAGCCGAAAGGCTCTACGAATATTTCTCGGCAAGACTAGGCCACGCCGGCATCAACGTCGCCAACGGCCGGTTTCAAGCTCATATGCAAGTCGCGTTGGTCAACGACGGCCCGGTCACCTTTGTGTTGGAAGTATAAACGAAGCGGGAAAAATCCGAATCTCGAAATCCGAAATTCGAAACAATTTCAAATGACTAAAACAAATGAAATGTTCCAAACAGGGAATATTCGGAATCGGCGTTTTGGATTTTCTTCGGTTTTGAGTTTATTTGGCTGCGGTTTGTTTCGAATTTCGACATTCGAATTTCGAATTTATTTCTTCGGCGTGTTGGCGCACTAAATTTGAGTCGATTTTAAGATGCATGTCGTGCTCTTCGAACCGGAAATCCCGCCCAACACTGGCAGCGTCGCGCGCCTGTGCGCCGCGACGTTGACGCCGCTGCATCTGATCGAGCCGCTCGGCTTTAAGATCGACGACAAGCATCTTAAACGGGCCGGCCTCGACTATTGGCCGTTCGTCGATCTCCACGTGCACAAGTGCTGGGACGATTTTTTGCACCAAGAAAAACCCGGCCGGCTGTTTTATCTCAGCAAAAAGGCCGAACTCTCTTACACGTCTGTGAGTTATCATGACGACGACTATTTGGTCTTCGGTCCGGAAACCCGCGGCCTGCCTGAGCCAATGCGCGAAGCCAACGCCGAATTCTCCTTGCGGATTCCGATGGCGGGCAGCGGTGTCAGAAGCTTGAATCTCTCCAACGCGGTCGCCATCGTGCTTTATGAAGCGTTGCGCCAGCTCGGGCGAACATAATTCTGTCATATTTCGGCCGTAGGCCTTGACGCTAAGGAAGTTTATGGTTATTTATCAGTAACAATTTCGCATCCGAGGGAGAGTTGCCAATATGAGGACCGGGGTCGTACCTATCCGCACGCGAATGTTTGCATCTGCTGTCGCGTTATTCTTTAGCGCCTCTGCCGGTTTTATTAACCATGGATCGGCAGCGGAAACGGCTGTCGCCCCCGCACCAGCCGGGGTTACATTCAATATGATTCTGCCCTTCAAGGATCTCACCGTCGGCCAGGGACAAGAGGCGACGATGGATGCTGAGGTGGTGAATCGAACCAAAGATCCCGTCGAAGTCAGCCTCGCCATCGAAGGCGTACCGGCCGGCTGGGATATCAATTTCAATTCACGCTATCCGAGCTTCCCGATCCGCTCGGTGATGGTCCAAGGCGGCGATCAGACTTCGAATAAGTCGATCACCCTTGAGTTCAAAGCCAAGGTTCCTGAGAACACGAAGCCGGGCACTTATCCGATCAAGATCACCGCCAAAGATTTGAAGGGCACGACCCAGTACGTCGAAACCATCAACTACCGGGTCTCGTCGAAAAAGATCGAGACCGGCGGCATCAAAGTCAGCAGCCAATATCCGGTGCTGAGCACCGGTTCGGGCCAGACGCTGAAATTCACTGTCGATCTGAAAAACGAAACTAATAAAGCGCTGCCGACTTCGCTGGTCGCTCAGGCGCCGCAGGGTTGGAACATCCGCTTCAAGCCGCAATTTGGCGACCAACAAATATCTTCGATTCAGCTTAAAGAAAACGGCTCGGAAACTTTGAGCGTGGAAGTCGACACACCGGCCAACGCTGAAGCCAAAGAATCTCCCGTGACTATTCAGGCCCGTTCTGGCGCCTACGAAGCTTCCACCAGCATCAAGGTTTCGCTCAAAGGCACCCAAGATCTGAAGATGGGCTCGTTGGCCGGCACACTCAACGCATCGTTGACCGCCGGAACCAAGAACCCCATCGACTTCGTGGTCGGCAATGCCGGCACGGCAACGATCCGCAATCTCGGCTTCGTCACCAAAAAGCCTAGCGAAAAATGGACGGTGGAATTCAAGCCCGACAAAATCGATTCCTTGGCTCCCGGCGAAGTGCGCCAGATCAAGATGGAAATTTTGGCGCCCGACCGCACCATCGCCGGCGACTATTTGATGACCCTGACG
This DNA window, taken from Deltaproteobacteria bacterium, encodes the following:
- the trmL gene encoding tRNA (uridine(34)/cytosine(34)/5-carboxymethylaminomethyluridine(34)-2'-O)-methyltransferase TrmL; the encoded protein is MHVVLFEPEIPPNTGSVARLCAATLTPLHLIEPLGFKIDDKHLKRAGLDYWPFVDLHVHKCWDDFLHQEKPGRLFYLSKKAELSYTSVSYHDDDYLVFGPETRGLPEPMREANAEFSLRIPMAGSGVRSLNLSNAVAIVLYEALRQLGRT